A genomic region of Nostoc sp. UHCC 0702 contains the following coding sequences:
- a CDS encoding non-ribosomal peptide synthase, with product MNASEILASLTQKGVQIWVENEKLNIRSPKGVLTPDIQAEITARKPEILEFLRERNTPITPTIPLPQGLSLQTIGRLIGESGDQLSLECKEPIIDPKLMAQRLSITFRPLPKGYKNAEILKFRAELEQKLQEYGVNVTPWQQATTEFRYEINIPLTNIKKSIKTRVVKTGINAVIDVDRPPSVRSRAETFTAEQLYQLYSRFILKERKISVSRIASLIGWAEDCAAKFIEDPTNTQVIVLTDLDKEFVNFQTPYQQKIKMGLNTLVRTFSEIVIGVSDSQFSILNMNLSDSVFSRDEVDGFVLKSLIPKVYVPILPLPLSKFKLGNYNPQSSSYAQKLVSLSTQLADTNLFPPGSKLSEVIKRQSHRDIVNVIVNGRTGVSYGFVAYAEPPQYIGEVEIPEHEWQSLTPVTGFNSDEVRQNTIGRRYLKTKIGAEYKFKQIPDIWICSARSGSNKTNLQLESDILRIGLTDRLLLDLPQGIDPQLADIKPSYDVYVMLAIAMSASLYTPNLISNGMPMIHFHGYPAVEWLQQHEYFMGVNNPSVPCGTYESGVFNFLGIYNLVNQYGTDMNLACLIEPDHGTNIISPNLEYLLARLKTGCEQSTIELGGKHFASLKGKLTNK from the coding sequence ATGAATGCATCAGAAATTTTGGCGAGTCTCACCCAAAAAGGTGTACAAATTTGGGTTGAGAATGAAAAATTAAATATCCGTTCTCCCAAGGGAGTATTAACACCAGATATTCAGGCAGAAATAACTGCTCGCAAGCCAGAAATTTTGGAATTTTTACGTGAGCGCAATACCCCTATTACTCCTACAATACCATTACCACAAGGTTTAAGTTTACAAACTATTGGTCGTTTAATTGGAGAATCTGGCGATCAATTAAGTCTTGAGTGTAAGGAACCAATTATTGATCCTAAACTCATGGCTCAAAGGTTAAGTATCACTTTTAGACCTTTGCCCAAGGGATACAAAAATGCAGAAATCCTCAAATTTCGAGCCGAACTAGAACAGAAGTTGCAAGAATATGGGGTCAATGTTACACCTTGGCAACAAGCTACTACAGAGTTCCGCTATGAAATCAATATTCCCTTAACTAACATCAAAAAAAGCATCAAAACCAGAGTAGTTAAAACTGGAATTAATGCTGTTATTGATGTTGATAGACCACCTTCGGTAAGAAGCCGTGCTGAGACTTTTACAGCCGAGCAGTTGTATCAGTTGTATTCGCGCTTTATTTTGAAAGAGCGCAAAATCTCAGTTTCCCGAATTGCAAGTTTGATTGGTTGGGCAGAAGATTGTGCTGCTAAATTTATCGAAGACCCTACCAATACTCAGGTAATTGTTCTTACAGATTTAGATAAAGAGTTTGTGAATTTTCAAACTCCTTATCAGCAAAAAATCAAGATGGGTTTGAATACTCTTGTCAGAACTTTCTCGGAAATTGTGATTGGAGTATCTGATTCGCAATTTTCTATTTTAAACATGAATCTGTCTGATTCAGTATTTTCTAGAGATGAAGTTGATGGGTTTGTTTTAAAGTCACTCATTCCTAAAGTTTATGTCCCCATATTACCGCTACCTCTGAGCAAATTTAAATTAGGTAACTACAATCCCCAGTCATCAAGTTATGCACAAAAATTAGTTAGCTTGAGTACTCAGCTAGCAGATACAAATCTCTTTCCTCCAGGTTCCAAACTGAGTGAAGTGATTAAAAGACAATCTCATCGGGATATTGTCAATGTCATCGTTAATGGTAGAACTGGTGTTTCTTACGGTTTTGTTGCTTATGCAGAACCACCGCAGTATATTGGTGAAGTTGAAATACCCGAACATGAGTGGCAAAGCTTAACTCCTGTGACTGGCTTCAATAGTGATGAAGTCCGACAAAATACCATCGGTAGACGGTATTTAAAAACCAAAATAGGAGCAGAATATAAGTTTAAACAAATTCCTGATATCTGGATTTGTAGCGCTCGTTCTGGCTCGAATAAAACTAATTTGCAACTAGAAAGTGACATTCTCAGAATTGGTTTAACTGATAGGTTATTGCTAGATTTACCACAGGGAATTGATCCGCAATTAGCAGATATCAAGCCTTCTTATGATGTGTATGTCATGCTAGCGATCGCAATGTCCGCATCTCTCTATACACCAAATTTAATTAGCAATGGAATGCCGATGATCCATTTCCACGGATACCCAGCAGTTGAGTGGTTACAACAGCATGAATATTTCATGGGAGTTAACAATCCTTCTGTACCTTGTGGTACTTATGAATCAGGGGTGTTCAACTTTTTAGGTATTTATAATTTAGTGAATCAATATGGCACAGATATGAATTTAGCCTGTTTGATAGAACCAGATCATGGCACTAATATTATCAGTCCTAATTTGGAGTATTTGTTAGCAAGATTGAAAACAGGGTGTGAACAATCAACTATTGAGTTAGGGGGTAAACATTTTGCTTCTCTCAAGGGTAAATTAACCAACAAATAA
- a CDS encoding acyl carrier protein, translating to MSLSNPIPTYTVEEIQTWLTSHIAELLGVEATEIDMQAPLDSYGLDSAQGMLLAAKAGKFLGFQLSPLLLWHYPTIELLSQRLAEESQASESEVFEI from the coding sequence ATGAGTTTATCTAATCCAATTCCCACTTATACAGTAGAAGAAATTCAAACTTGGCTAACATCTCATATAGCTGAATTACTAGGAGTTGAGGCAACAGAAATAGACATGCAAGCGCCTCTTGATAGTTATGGTTTAGATTCAGCGCAGGGTATGCTTCTAGCTGCAAAAGCAGGTAAGTTTTTGGGTTTTCAACTGTCTCCCTTACTGCTTTGGCATTATCCCACTATTGAATTACTTTCCCAACGGTTAGCTGAAGAATCTCAAGCTTCTGAGTCAGAAGTGTTTGAGATTTAA
- a CDS encoding PfaD family polyunsaturated fatty acid/polyketide biosynthesis protein — translation MTTVDVLLNKLDNGLGFSAYTYNQNLFWKGSLDGISFEQTAIKDKLLALDKPCYILKVAGKIGVTNEGYLCPAENGTTAQVELLTSVAPICIQQLGDPNFLSFHGVKYAYVTGAMAGGIASEEMVITLGKEKILSSFGAGGLTPDRLESAINRIQQALPHGPYAFNLIHSPSELAIERRAVDLYLKYQVRTVEASAFLDLTPNIVYYRVAGLCLNDANQIEIKNKVIAKISRREVASKFLQPAPARIIKELVEQGLITELQAKLAAKVPMADDITVEADSGGHTDNRPLVCLLPSIIALRDEIQAQYHYEQPIRVGVAGGIATPQSALAAFMMGAAYVMTGSINQSCIESGACEHTKQLLAQAEMADVMMAPAADMFEMGVKLQVLKRGTLFPMRAQKLYELYRNYDSIEEIPFAEREKLEKQIFRKTIAEVWEGTAAYLSQKNPEKLGKAVNNPKLKMALIFRWYLGLSSRWSSSGEKGREVDYQIWCGPAMGSFNNWVQGSYLAEPHNRRVVDVAYHIMTGAAFLYRIQSLKMQGIQIPEYYSQYRPEYSVNLSAVI, via the coding sequence GTGACCACTGTAGATGTGCTGCTCAATAAACTTGATAATGGTCTTGGCTTTTCTGCCTATACCTACAATCAAAACCTTTTTTGGAAAGGGTCTTTAGATGGTATATCTTTTGAGCAGACAGCCATCAAGGATAAATTGTTAGCCTTAGATAAACCTTGTTACATTTTGAAAGTTGCCGGAAAAATTGGTGTAACAAACGAAGGTTATTTATGTCCTGCTGAGAATGGTACAACAGCACAAGTAGAACTACTCACATCTGTTGCACCAATCTGCATTCAACAGTTGGGCGATCCTAATTTTCTCTCCTTTCATGGCGTAAAATATGCCTACGTCACTGGCGCAATGGCTGGTGGAATTGCTTCTGAAGAAATGGTTATCACCCTTGGTAAAGAAAAGATTTTAAGTTCCTTTGGCGCAGGCGGTTTAACTCCAGATCGTTTAGAATCAGCAATTAATCGCATTCAACAAGCTTTACCTCACGGCCCCTATGCTTTTAATTTAATTCACAGTCCTAGCGAACTTGCCATTGAACGCCGCGCTGTAGATTTATACCTCAAATATCAAGTAAGAACTGTAGAAGCTTCTGCATTTCTCGACTTAACTCCCAACATTGTTTACTACCGTGTTGCTGGACTTTGTTTAAATGATGCCAATCAAATTGAAATCAAAAACAAAGTCATTGCGAAAATTTCTCGTCGAGAAGTAGCCAGTAAATTTCTGCAACCAGCACCAGCCAGAATTATTAAAGAACTTGTTGAACAAGGATTAATTACTGAGTTACAAGCAAAACTTGCAGCCAAAGTTCCTATGGCTGATGATATTACTGTTGAGGCTGATTCTGGTGGTCATACAGATAATCGTCCCTTGGTTTGTTTGTTGCCTTCAATTATTGCTTTGCGCGATGAAATTCAAGCACAATATCATTATGAACAACCTATTAGAGTGGGAGTAGCAGGTGGAATTGCCACACCACAATCAGCTTTAGCAGCCTTTATGATGGGTGCTGCTTATGTCATGACTGGCTCAATTAATCAATCTTGCATTGAATCAGGCGCTTGTGAACATACTAAGCAACTATTAGCACAAGCAGAAATGGCTGATGTCATGATGGCGCCAGCAGCAGATATGTTTGAAATGGGGGTAAAACTTCAAGTTCTCAAACGAGGGACATTGTTTCCCATGCGGGCACAAAAATTGTATGAGTTATACAGAAATTATGACTCAATTGAAGAAATTCCTTTCGCCGAAAGAGAGAAATTAGAAAAGCAAATTTTCCGCAAAACTATTGCTGAAGTATGGGAAGGAACAGCAGCTTATCTATCTCAAAAAAATCCTGAGAAATTAGGTAAAGCTGTCAATAATCCCAAGCTGAAAATGGCGTTAATTTTCCGCTGGTATTTAGGATTATCCTCTCGCTGGTCTAGTTCTGGCGAAAAAGGTAGAGAAGTCGATTATCAAATTTGGTGCGGCCCAGCAATGGGTAGCTTCAATAACTGGGTGCAAGGTTCTTATCTAGCCGAACCACATAATCGCCGAGTTGTTGATGTTGCTTACCATATTATGACAGGAGCAGCATTTTTATACCGCATCCAAAGTTTGAAAATGCAAGGAATACAAATCCCTGAATATTACAGTCAGTATCGCCCCGAATATTCTGTTAACTTATCAGCGGTGATTTAA
- a CDS encoding type I polyketide synthase: protein MFEQESNRIAIVGMDAFFGDCNGLDAFERSIYDGKQHFIPLPPKRWYGIEAQKDLLQEYGLAEGKAPVGAYITDFDIDTLGYKIPPNEVEKLNPQQLLLLKVADRALKDAKIPEGGNVAVIIAAETELSVHQLQQRWDLSWQIKDGLNAAEITLPQEQIAQLETIVKDSVHHQVDIGEYLSYIANIMASRVSSLWNFTGPSFTITGVETSAFKALEVAQMLLISGEADAVVVGAVDLAGGVESVLLRNQLAAINTGANTLSYDQKVNGWTIGEGAGAVVLKHYDTAKENGDRIYAVVDALSFGQVYSSSGDAATVTQVCHEAFQQAGIQPAQVKYVEVCGSGVPDEDEAEITGLIQAYPAVGNGLHCAIGSVKANIGNTQVASGIASLIKTALCLYHKYIPATPNWSGVKAPQLWEGSPFYVATESRPWFLAKESTRRIAAVNSIGCDGTYAHLILSEEPDQQQYSSSYLEQMPFHLFPIAGDQRSTLLEALDNLQQSIDQSSSLLATASQTFATFRQNSQAKYALAITGRNKKELLREIESARKGVNSAFDRGTDWLTPAGSYFTANPLGKKGEIAYVYPAAVNSYVGIGRNLFRLFPRVYQDSMVKSIYQRVADVERLVFPRSLNKLSTRHLETLEKRLLNDSLAMFEAEMFFTRLITTIISDDFQIKPKYVFGYSLGETSMMVAQGVWSNFYQGSSSFNSSALFGDRLSGPKNAVREYWQLPKTASTSDNNLWSNYVLMASVSQVRECLKNEPRVYLTQINTDEEVLIAGEPAACQRVITALGCNAFPAPFDHVIHCEAMRSEYDELVKLNTLPSQNIPGVVFYSAAEYQPIKLENGEIARSIATGLSQQLDFTKLVDRVYNDGARIFIEAGAGSVCSRWIDKILEDKEHITVSLNRRGMDDHTSIVKALAKLISHRVALNLAPLYNPIQGTSNQNKATLRTVTLGGNSITATILSEENRKLFQNIAEKYRRDRSPKQHQNIPIFSDSQLINSLKINQKVVNADSPFQNISPAKTQPAEVQMKTIIEHGFAPQEQLQFFESTTTKQVIPQAIPSTNEVDNTINILDAKQSQYQTLTTNNSRITKSHTAFLKARQDFSKQMSEIIQLQLACAENLLNE, encoded by the coding sequence ATGTTTGAACAAGAAAGTAATAGGATTGCCATTGTCGGCATGGATGCCTTTTTCGGTGACTGCAATGGATTAGATGCTTTTGAACGGAGTATTTATGATGGCAAACAGCATTTTATTCCCCTACCGCCGAAAAGATGGTATGGCATAGAAGCACAAAAAGACTTATTGCAAGAGTACGGTTTAGCAGAGGGAAAAGCACCAGTAGGGGCATACATTACAGATTTTGACATTGATACTCTCGGTTACAAAATCCCCCCAAATGAAGTAGAAAAACTCAACCCACAACAACTATTACTGCTAAAGGTTGCCGATCGCGCCCTCAAAGATGCGAAAATCCCAGAAGGCGGTAATGTGGCGGTGATTATTGCGGCTGAGACAGAATTATCTGTCCACCAGCTACAACAACGCTGGGATTTGTCTTGGCAAATTAAAGACGGCTTAAACGCTGCGGAAATTACTTTACCCCAAGAACAAATTGCCCAACTGGAAACTATTGTCAAAGATAGCGTCCACCATCAAGTAGATATTGGTGAATATCTTAGTTACATCGCCAACATCATGGCGAGTCGGGTTTCCTCGTTGTGGAATTTTACCGGGCCTTCCTTCACCATCACAGGGGTGGAAACCTCCGCTTTTAAAGCCTTGGAAGTGGCACAAATGCTACTGATTTCTGGGGAAGCAGATGCAGTGGTCGTTGGTGCCGTTGATTTAGCTGGCGGGGTAGAAAGTGTGTTGTTGCGAAATCAGTTGGCAGCAATTAACACAGGTGCCAATACCTTAAGTTATGACCAAAAAGTCAATGGTTGGACAATTGGCGAAGGTGCTGGTGCAGTTGTACTCAAGCATTATGATACTGCTAAAGAAAATGGCGATCGCATCTATGCAGTTGTTGATGCCTTGAGTTTTGGGCAAGTCTACTCTAGTTCTGGCGATGCAGCAACCGTTACCCAAGTTTGTCACGAAGCTTTCCAGCAAGCAGGAATTCAACCCGCCCAAGTTAAGTATGTAGAGGTTTGCGGTAGTGGTGTACCTGACGAAGATGAAGCAGAAATCACCGGCTTAATACAAGCTTATCCTGCGGTAGGTAATGGTTTGCACTGTGCTATCGGTAGCGTCAAAGCTAATATTGGTAACACTCAGGTAGCCTCTGGAATTGCCAGTTTAATCAAAACTGCTTTGTGTCTCTATCACAAGTACATTCCCGCCACTCCTAACTGGTCTGGTGTGAAAGCACCACAATTATGGGAAGGTAGTCCTTTCTATGTAGCTACGGAATCAAGACCTTGGTTTCTCGCTAAAGAGTCCACACGGCGAATTGCAGCGGTTAACAGTATCGGATGTGATGGGACTTACGCCCATTTAATCTTGTCGGAAGAACCTGACCAACAACAATACAGCAGCAGCTATCTCGAACAAATGCCTTTTCATCTGTTCCCCATAGCAGGCGACCAGCGTTCAACTTTACTAGAGGCTTTGGATAATCTCCAACAAAGTATTGATCAAAGTTCTTCTTTATTAGCTACTGCTAGCCAAACTTTTGCTACCTTTAGGCAGAATTCACAAGCCAAATACGCTTTAGCAATTACTGGACGTAACAAAAAAGAATTACTCCGAGAAATTGAATCTGCCCGTAAAGGTGTCAATAGTGCTTTTGACCGGGGGACAGACTGGTTAACACCAGCAGGTAGTTACTTTACGGCTAACCCATTGGGTAAAAAAGGTGAAATTGCTTACGTTTATCCAGCAGCGGTTAATTCATATGTTGGTATCGGTCGTAATTTGTTTCGCTTGTTCCCTAGAGTCTACCAAGACTCGATGGTTAAAAGTATTTACCAACGCGTTGCTGATGTGGAGAGGCTGGTTTTCCCGCGAAGCTTGAATAAATTGTCAACCAGACATTTAGAAACGTTAGAAAAACGATTGCTAAATGATTCTTTAGCAATGTTTGAAGCGGAAATGTTTTTTACCAGATTAATCACCACAATTATTAGTGATGATTTTCAAATTAAACCCAAATATGTGTTTGGGTATAGCTTGGGTGAAACAAGCATGATGGTTGCCCAAGGAGTTTGGAGTAATTTTTATCAAGGAAGTAGCAGCTTTAACTCTTCAGCTTTGTTTGGCGATAGATTATCAGGGCCAAAAAATGCTGTGCGTGAGTATTGGCAATTACCAAAAACTGCTTCCACTTCAGACAATAATCTTTGGAGTAACTATGTTCTCATGGCCAGTGTATCTCAGGTCAGAGAATGTTTAAAAAATGAACCGCGTGTTTATTTAACTCAGATTAATACTGATGAAGAAGTATTAATTGCCGGGGAACCAGCAGCCTGTCAGCGAGTAATTACAGCTTTAGGTTGTAACGCTTTTCCTGCTCCCTTCGACCATGTGATTCATTGTGAAGCCATGCGATCGGAGTACGATGAATTAGTAAAATTAAACACTTTACCATCGCAAAATATTCCTGGTGTTGTGTTTTATTCTGCTGCTGAGTATCAACCTATTAAACTTGAAAATGGTGAAATTGCTCGCAGTATTGCCACCGGACTTTCCCAACAACTTGATTTTACCAAACTAGTTGACCGTGTTTACAACGACGGTGCAAGAATATTTATTGAAGCTGGTGCTGGTAGTGTTTGTTCTCGCTGGATCGATAAGATTTTAGAAGACAAAGAACATATCACAGTATCCCTCAATCGTAGAGGTATGGATGACCATACTTCTATTGTCAAAGCATTAGCAAAACTGATTAGCCATCGAGTTGCTTTAAATTTAGCACCACTCTACAACCCTATCCAAGGAACTAGCAATCAAAATAAAGCAACCCTGAGAACCGTAACCTTGGGAGGCAATTCGATTACCGCCACAATATTGAGTGAAGAGAACCGCAAACTGTTCCAAAATATTGCGGAGAAATACAGGCGCGATCGCTCTCCAAAACAGCATCAAAATATACCAATATTCAGCGATTCACAACTGATAAATTCTCTGAAAATTAACCAGAAAGTTGTTAATGCTGACAGTCCTTTTCAAAACATTTCACCCGCCAAAACTCAGCCCGCAGAAGTCCAGATGAAAACTATCATTGAACACGGTTTTGCACCTCAAGAACAACTACAATTTTTTGAGTCAACTACCACCAAACAAGTAATTCCTCAAGCTATTCCGTCTACAAACGAAGTTGACAACACAATCAACATACTTGATGCCAAGCAATCCCAGTATCAAACACTGACTACAAACAATTCTCGGATAACAAAATCCCATACTGCCTTTTTAAAAGCCAGACAAGATTTTAGTAAACAAATGAGCGAAATCATTCAACTACAACTAGCTTGTGCTGAAAACTTACTGAATGAATAA
- a CDS encoding polyketide synthase, producing the protein MEKIAIIGLSCLFPDANNPEQFWQNLTQAKDSTSSVTVEEMGVDPAIFYDPIKGQPEKIYFLRGGFIRNFKFDASEYNLPAEFVQSLDNTFKWSLYAAKQAIVQSGYWGNRNILSKCGVILGALSLPTKLSNQLVAPIYRQTIDPAIAELLQDQDFHLSALPTTTKASPYNAMVCGFPAALIAQALSLSSTHFCIDAACSSSFYAIKMASHYLWSGKADLMLAGAISCSDPLFLRMFFSGIQGYPENGVSCPLDKASRGLITSEGIGMVVLKRYSDAIRDGDKILATVCGNGLSNDGKGKHSLSPNSKGQILAFERAYQEAQLSPQAIDYMECHATGTLLGDTTEFNSIETFFGQHQAAPLIGSTKANVGHLLVAAGMVSLAKTILSMSGDVIPPTINVNEPLGSENNAISADKIVRTPTPWPNTTTKHAALSAFGFGGTNSHLIIEQTKVEG; encoded by the coding sequence GTGGAAAAAATAGCCATCATCGGATTATCATGTCTCTTTCCTGATGCTAACAACCCCGAGCAATTTTGGCAGAATCTTACCCAAGCAAAAGATTCGACATCATCTGTAACCGTCGAAGAAATGGGCGTAGACCCTGCAATATTTTACGACCCAATTAAAGGTCAACCAGAGAAAATTTACTTCCTCCGAGGAGGATTCATTCGCAACTTTAAATTTGATGCCAGTGAATACAATCTACCAGCAGAATTTGTACAAAGCTTAGACAACACCTTTAAATGGTCACTTTATGCTGCCAAGCAAGCAATTGTGCAGAGTGGTTATTGGGGAAACAGAAATATCCTCTCAAAATGTGGCGTAATTTTAGGTGCTTTATCTTTACCTACAAAGCTATCAAATCAATTAGTTGCGCCAATTTATCGGCAAACCATTGACCCTGCGATCGCAGAACTTTTACAAGACCAAGATTTCCATTTATCAGCTTTACCAACAACCACCAAAGCATCCCCATACAATGCAATGGTCTGTGGTTTTCCTGCTGCATTAATTGCCCAAGCTCTTTCTTTATCTAGTACTCATTTTTGTATAGATGCAGCCTGTTCTTCATCGTTTTATGCTATTAAAATGGCATCTCATTACCTGTGGTCTGGTAAAGCTGATTTGATGCTAGCTGGTGCAATTAGTTGTTCTGATCCGCTGTTTTTACGAATGTTCTTTTCTGGAATACAAGGTTATCCAGAAAACGGTGTTAGCTGTCCTTTAGATAAAGCATCCAGAGGATTAATTACATCCGAAGGTATTGGGATGGTTGTGCTAAAACGATATAGCGATGCCATCAGAGATGGCGATAAAATTTTAGCCACCGTTTGCGGTAACGGACTTTCTAATGATGGTAAAGGTAAGCATTCTCTCAGCCCTAATTCAAAAGGGCAAATACTAGCTTTTGAACGAGCCTATCAGGAGGCACAACTTTCTCCCCAAGCTATTGATTATATGGAGTGTCATGCTACCGGCACTTTGTTGGGAGACACTACTGAATTTAACTCCATAGAAACATTTTTTGGACAACACCAAGCAGCACCATTAATTGGTTCTACTAAAGCTAATGTTGGGCACTTGTTAGTTGCTGCGGGTATGGTTAGCTTGGCTAAAACGATTCTGAGTATGTCTGGTGATGTTATTCCACCGACTATTAATGTCAATGAACCTCTCGGTTCAGAAAATAATGCCATTTCTGCTGACAAGATTGTGCGAACTCCAACGCCATGGCCGAATACAACAACTAAACACGCAGCTTTAAGTGCTTTTGGTTTTGGTGGCACTAACTCCCATCTAATTATTGAACAGACAAAAGTTGAAGGATGA
- a CDS encoding SDR family NAD(P)-dependent oxidoreductase → MTTQTQVRPSSVFLISGGAKGITAQCAIKMAQHQPSTFILLGRSEILENEPDFVRDCVEESALKKRIMENLLSQGEKPTPMSVQKIYNKIASSREIKNTLAAIQQTGAKAEYISVDVTNVTDLQTKLATAVARTGTITGIIHGAGNLADKLIEKKTDQDFEKVYTAKVQGLENLLNCVNPNQLEHLVLFSSVSGFYGNQGQSDYAIANEILNKSAHLIKQQYPQCHVVAINWGGWDSGMVTPELKKAFAERGIDIIPVEAGTQMLVNELHPAHHATTQVVIGSPTIRPPAPLDQQLRSYRIRRRMTVEANPFLHDHTLAGSPVLPATCAMSWMINACEELYPGYTYLRCKDFKVLKGITFSENSPKEHILEIQEIAKTESEFVEFETTILSNTTTGKTHFHYKAQIKIVRKLPEVPIYEAVNLTEDHIITTTGKDFYQNGDSSLFHGPAFQKIVRVLNINPTKITIECFWQEITAKQQGQFPVQWHNPYTTDLSTQALWIWLNHFHQEVCLPGQLTHSEQFRTVPCNAPFYVSCEVEAKTATGVTANFFLHDAEGKIYSRILGAKAVIAPMNLHKRK, encoded by the coding sequence ATGACCACACAAACCCAGGTTCGCCCCTCATCAGTCTTTCTCATCAGTGGCGGTGCCAAAGGAATTACCGCTCAATGTGCTATCAAAATGGCACAACATCAACCTTCTACATTCATCCTCCTCGGTCGTTCAGAAATCCTCGAAAACGAGCCAGATTTTGTCCGAGATTGTGTTGAAGAATCAGCATTAAAAAAACGCATCATGGAAAATTTGCTTTCTCAAGGAGAGAAGCCCACACCCATGAGCGTACAAAAGATATATAACAAAATTGCTTCCAGCCGAGAAATCAAAAATACCTTGGCAGCAATTCAACAAACAGGAGCAAAAGCAGAATATATCAGCGTTGATGTTACAAACGTTACAGATTTACAAACCAAATTAGCCACTGCCGTTGCACGCACAGGAACAATTACAGGCATTATCCACGGTGCCGGCAATTTAGCCGATAAATTGATTGAAAAGAAAACCGACCAAGATTTTGAAAAAGTTTATACCGCCAAAGTGCAAGGCTTAGAGAACTTACTGAATTGTGTCAATCCCAATCAACTAGAGCATTTAGTATTATTCTCATCCGTCAGCGGCTTTTACGGTAATCAGGGACAATCTGATTATGCGATCGCTAACGAAATTCTCAACAAATCAGCCCATTTAATCAAGCAACAATATCCTCAATGCCACGTAGTTGCAATTAATTGGGGAGGATGGGATAGTGGTATGGTGACACCAGAACTCAAAAAAGCATTTGCCGAACGGGGAATTGACATTATTCCCGTAGAAGCCGGCACACAAATGCTAGTCAACGAACTGCATCCTGCTCATCATGCAACCACACAAGTTGTGATTGGTAGTCCCACCATTCGACCACCAGCACCTTTAGATCAACAACTGCGAAGCTATCGCATCCGTCGCCGGATGACAGTAGAAGCCAATCCCTTTTTACACGATCATACGCTTGCAGGTTCACCAGTATTACCAGCTACCTGTGCCATGTCCTGGATGATAAACGCCTGTGAAGAACTTTATCCAGGTTACACCTATTTACGTTGCAAAGATTTCAAAGTTTTGAAAGGAATTACCTTTAGTGAAAACTCACCTAAAGAACATATTTTAGAAATACAAGAAATTGCCAAAACCGAGTCTGAGTTTGTTGAATTTGAAACTACAATATTGAGTAATACCACCACAGGTAAAACTCATTTTCATTACAAAGCACAAATAAAAATAGTGCGAAAATTGCCAGAGGTTCCCATTTATGAAGCCGTGAACCTGACCGAAGATCACATCATCACTACTACAGGCAAAGACTTTTATCAAAACGGTGATTCATCACTATTTCATGGCCCAGCCTTTCAGAAAATAGTCCGAGTCTTGAATATTAATCCCACAAAAATTACCATCGAATGTTTTTGGCAAGAAATCACAGCCAAACAACAAGGACAATTCCCAGTACAATGGCACAATCCCTACACAACAGACTTGAGTACACAAGCCTTATGGATTTGGTTGAACCATTTTCATCAAGAAGTTTGTTTACCAGGACAATTAACACATTCCGAACAATTTAGAACCGTACCGTGCAACGCACCCTTTTATGTTTCTTGCGAAGTCGAGGCTAAAACAGCCACCGGTGTAACCGCTAACTTCTTCCTCCACGATGCTGAAGGAAAAATTTACTCACGCATCTTAGGAGCTAAAGCCGTTATTGCACCTATGAACTTACACAAACGTAAGTAA